The proteins below are encoded in one region of Sulfitobacter sp. SK012:
- a CDS encoding DUF3604 domain-containing protein, giving the protein MRYSFILLGIVLLAPAGMSGAQDASTADLTSGVLKGRPYSPNADRGFPDKALFGDTHVHSALSADAGGGGTTLMPRDMYRFAQGEQVRSNTGQPVKMARPFDFYMLTEHTDGMGVITDIMRGAPNIMADEQGNKFHEEFAKGGDAAKKASIDLIAQFSQGTLSEALLYQPGSPGYDNTWRDIVQAAEEFNEPHVFTAMIAYEWTSLVAGNNLHRNVIFRDGPERALQVVPFLMAPPLGSPDPRDLWKWMQNYEDDTGGDVLAIPHNPNLSNGIMFAPNDTFNDGAPFDREYLVTRSRWEKLLEIGQTKGDSETHPLLSPTDEFANYESWDWANLDVSEAKTPEMIPFEYARSILKKGLQFQKDEGVNPFKLGFVGGSDIHTGLTTQDDNNYFGAFTWMEPSETRATTVAKGNEKLDISYKGWQYATPGPTAVWATENTRAGIFDAMERREVYATTGPRITVRFFGGNFSADDIQERDLARIGYSKGVPMGGDLSVQDGEAPSFLVYALRDPIGANLDRVQIVKGWIDADGSQQEKVYDVAWAGERTAGADGKLPPVGNTVDLSVPSWTNDIGRAELGAVWADPDFDASENAFYYARVIEIPTPRWTAYDAVRFGIEMPDEVKMITQERAYTSPIWHTPEG; this is encoded by the coding sequence ATGCGTTATTCATTTATTTTGCTAGGGATCGTGCTTTTGGCGCCTGCCGGGATGTCAGGCGCACAAGATGCTTCTACTGCGGATCTGACCTCCGGCGTTCTCAAAGGCCGGCCATATTCACCTAATGCTGATCGCGGTTTCCCGGACAAAGCGCTGTTTGGGGACACCCACGTGCATTCAGCATTGTCCGCGGACGCAGGCGGTGGCGGCACGACGCTTATGCCGCGAGACATGTATCGGTTCGCACAAGGCGAACAGGTTCGATCCAACACTGGGCAACCTGTGAAAATGGCCCGCCCGTTTGATTTTTACATGCTGACGGAACACACCGACGGGATGGGCGTGATCACCGATATCATGCGCGGTGCGCCGAACATTATGGCGGATGAACAGGGCAATAAATTCCACGAAGAATTTGCCAAGGGCGGGGACGCGGCCAAGAAGGCGTCCATCGATCTGATCGCTCAGTTCAGTCAGGGCACTTTGAGCGAAGCTTTGCTCTATCAACCTGGCAGCCCCGGGTATGACAATACATGGCGTGATATTGTTCAGGCAGCGGAAGAGTTCAACGAACCGCATGTGTTCACCGCGATGATCGCCTACGAATGGACATCATTGGTGGCCGGTAACAATCTGCACCGCAACGTTATTTTCCGCGACGGACCTGAGCGCGCCCTGCAGGTTGTGCCCTTTTTGATGGCCCCCCCACTTGGCAGCCCCGATCCGCGCGATCTGTGGAAGTGGATGCAGAACTACGAAGACGACACCGGTGGCGATGTCTTGGCGATCCCTCATAACCCGAACCTGTCCAATGGTATCATGTTTGCGCCAAATGACACATTCAACGATGGCGCACCATTTGATCGCGAGTATCTGGTGACACGTTCGCGTTGGGAAAAGCTCTTGGAAATAGGGCAGACAAAGGGGGACAGCGAAACGCACCCCTTGCTGTCACCGACCGACGAATTTGCCAACTATGAAAGCTGGGATTGGGCAAACCTTGATGTCTCAGAGGCAAAAACGCCCGAAATGATCCCGTTTGAGTACGCGCGCTCGATCTTGAAGAAGGGTCTTCAATTTCAAAAAGACGAAGGCGTGAACCCGTTCAAATTGGGCTTTGTCGGCGGGTCAGACATTCATACCGGTCTGACGACACAGGATGATAACAACTATTTTGGCGCGTTCACCTGGATGGAACCTTCTGAAACCCGCGCAACTACAGTGGCTAAGGGCAACGAAAAGTTAGATATTAGCTATAAGGGTTGGCAATATGCCACGCCGGGCCCAACCGCCGTTTGGGCAACTGAAAACACCCGAGCAGGTATCTTTGACGCAATGGAACGTCGCGAAGTGTACGCAACGACCGGACCGCGCATCACAGTGCGGTTCTTTGGGGGCAATTTTTCAGCGGATGACATCCAAGAGCGTGATCTGGCACGCATCGGGTATTCCAAGGGCGTTCCAATGGGAGGCGATCTTTCCGTTCAGGATGGTGAGGCCCCTTCATTCCTCGTCTATGCGCTACGCGATCCTATCGGCGCGAACCTTGACCGCGTGCAAATTGTAAAAGGTTGGATCGATGCGGATGGGAGCCAGCAGGAAAAGGTTTATGATGTCGCTTGGGCAGGGGAACGTACCGCTGGCGCAGATGGAAAGTTACCACCCGTCGGAAACACTGTGGATCTTTCGGTGCCATCTTGGACGAACGATATTGGCCGGGCAGAGCTTGGTGCAGTATGGGCGGACCCTGACTTTGATGCGTCAGAGAATGCTTTCTACTACGCAAGGGTAATTGAAATTCCGACCCCGCGCTGGACAGCTTATGATGCCGTTCGCTTCGGCATCGAGATGCCAGATGAAGTCAAAATGATAACCCAGGAACGGGCCTACACATCCCCGATTTGGCATACACCCGAAGGGTAA
- the alaE gene encoding L-alanine exporter AlaE, which yields MAALTELYIAGMEPFEVLKTRLIMVLTGRPYGAWRDWFFSTTKPTVSWSKSLIDGVAFLTFQPPVYGLTLWIAGAAKDEILTLLATTAVLMLIVSRPFGLVLEVARRFAGAKAE from the coding sequence TTGGCCGCTCTGACCGAGCTCTATATTGCAGGGATGGAACCCTTTGAGGTTCTGAAGACGCGCCTAATTATGGTGCTGACGGGACGGCCATATGGTGCGTGGCGCGATTGGTTCTTTTCAACTACGAAACCGACAGTTTCTTGGAGTAAATCCCTGATTGATGGCGTCGCGTTTCTGACATTCCAACCCCCTGTTTACGGGCTGACCCTTTGGATAGCGGGGGCGGCAAAGGATGAAATACTCACACTCCTCGCCACAACAGCTGTGCTCATGCTGATCGTCAGCCGCCCTTTCGGTCTGGTTCTTGAGGTGGCGCGCAGGTTCGCAGGTGCCAAAGCCGAATAA
- a CDS encoding hydantoinase B/oxoprolinase family protein gives MAKTHANVAYQVMWNRLISVVEEQAQALVRTAFSTSVREAGDLSAGVYDLQGQMLAQAVTGTPGHVNAMADAVAHFIRRIGRENIFEGDVYITNDPWEGTGHLHDITMVSPSFHGGKLVGFFACTAHIVDIGGRGFGADAASVYEEGLYLPIMKFAERGEVDQTLVRIVRGNVREPDQLIGDLYALATCNEIGHRRLIDMMQEFELDDLSGIASFILENSRRATLERIAELPRTSAQGELTVDGFDKPITLKVKVTIHEDRIVSDFTGTSGLDKKGINCPLVYAKAYACYALKVAIAPEIPNNAASLAPFEIKAPVNSIVNAVHPAPVALRHIVGHFVPDAVFNAFDQIVPGLVPAEGAGCLCNFQVSLRPRSDAPAPADARRSEVLTFNSGGSGARPEHDGLNATAFPSGVMTMPVEATEHAGPVIIWRKELRPDSGGAGKQRGGLGQFMEVGAREGHEFDIQAMFDRVDHPALGRRGGGPGAPTTIVQDDGSKMNGKGKQFVGHGRKVMMAFPGGAGYGDPKNRTVASVKRDLARGYISAQTAVNDYGLSADDIAIVQAAIANGEDI, from the coding sequence ATGGCCAAGACACATGCCAACGTCGCCTATCAAGTTATGTGGAACCGGTTGATTTCGGTTGTCGAAGAACAAGCCCAAGCTCTTGTTCGCACGGCGTTTTCAACCTCAGTTCGAGAGGCAGGAGATCTGTCCGCTGGCGTCTATGACCTGCAGGGGCAGATGCTTGCACAGGCCGTCACAGGGACCCCTGGACATGTGAATGCCATGGCGGATGCTGTGGCACATTTCATCCGCCGCATCGGGCGCGAGAACATCTTTGAAGGTGACGTTTATATCACCAACGATCCATGGGAGGGCACCGGCCACCTGCACGACATTACGATGGTCAGCCCCTCGTTTCATGGCGGTAAACTGGTTGGGTTTTTTGCCTGCACAGCCCATATCGTGGACATTGGTGGGCGCGGGTTTGGCGCAGATGCGGCAAGCGTTTACGAAGAAGGTCTATATCTCCCGATCATGAAATTCGCCGAACGTGGTGAGGTGGATCAAACGCTGGTGCGCATCGTGCGCGGCAATGTACGTGAACCCGACCAATTGATCGGCGATCTCTATGCCTTGGCGACCTGTAACGAGATTGGCCACCGCCGCCTGATCGACATGATGCAGGAATTCGAGCTGGATGATCTGAGCGGCATCGCGAGCTTTATCCTAGAAAATTCACGTCGCGCGACCCTTGAACGGATCGCCGAACTACCGCGCACGTCTGCGCAGGGCGAACTGACTGTGGATGGGTTCGACAAACCGATCACCCTGAAGGTGAAAGTGACAATCCATGAGGACCGTATTGTATCGGATTTCACTGGGACGTCGGGCCTCGATAAAAAGGGCATCAACTGCCCCTTAGTCTATGCCAAAGCCTACGCATGCTATGCCTTGAAAGTGGCCATCGCGCCCGAAATTCCGAACAATGCGGCATCGCTTGCACCCTTTGAGATCAAAGCGCCCGTCAATTCAATTGTCAACGCGGTGCACCCTGCCCCAGTCGCCTTGCGTCACATCGTGGGTCATTTTGTGCCTGATGCGGTGTTCAACGCATTTGATCAGATCGTCCCCGGATTGGTGCCCGCCGAAGGGGCCGGCTGCTTGTGCAATTTCCAGGTTTCGCTTCGTCCGCGCAGCGATGCGCCCGCCCCGGCAGACGCCCGGCGCTCCGAGGTTTTGACTTTTAACTCCGGCGGCTCAGGCGCGCGGCCCGAACACGACGGGCTGAATGCGACCGCCTTTCCGTCGGGCGTGATGACCATGCCAGTTGAGGCGACAGAACACGCAGGCCCCGTGATCATCTGGCGCAAAGAACTGCGGCCCGATTCTGGCGGGGCAGGCAAGCAGCGCGGTGGATTGGGCCAGTTCATGGAAGTTGGCGCGCGCGAAGGTCACGAGTTTGACATTCAAGCGATGTTTGACCGTGTCGACCACCCCGCCTTGGGACGGCGCGGCGGCGGCCCAGGTGCGCCTACCACAATCGTCCAAGACGACGGATCCAAGATGAACGGCAAAGGCAAACAATTCGTCGGGCATGGCCGTAAAGTGATGATGGCTTTTCCGGGCGGCGCTGGCTACGGCGACCCAAAAAATCGAACCGTGGCATCGGTAAAACGTGACCTCGCACGCGGGTATATCTCAGCGCAGACAGCAGTTAATGACTACGGTTTAAGTGCCGACGATATTGCAATCGTCCAAGCAGCTATCGCTAATGGCGAAGACATTTGA